ATGAGGCGCAGGCAGTGCGTCTTGAACTCCGCGGCAGAGATCCACTCCGGGGGCGTGGCCTCGTAGCGAACTGCGGCCTCGCGAACTACCATCGGCTTTTTCTTGTCGTCCATTCGGGTATCGGCGGATGTGGAGGTGATACCGCTGCTTTACGACCAACAAAATACGACCATCATCCTTCCTGCACAAGTCCCTTCCCCACACCCAGCCGCTCCGCGAGCCGCAGCGCGTCGAACGGGGCGTGCACCTTGGCGTCGTTGTCGAAGTACACGTACACGTCGCGCCCGCGGCGGACCGGACGCACCGGAGAGATGCGGCGTGCGTCCGCCGGCTCGCTCCCGGCGCTCCACGCGCGGATGCGGTCCGCCCACCAGTCCAGCTGCGCGTCGGTGTAGCCGCTGGCGTATAGGTGCTCGGCGCCGTGCAGGCGAATGTAGACGAAGTCCGCCGTGACCTCCTCCTCGTACGGCCACTTGCCCGCGGTGTCGGCGAAGACGAGCGTTGCGTCGTGGGCGCGCAGCAGGTCGCCGAACTCGGGGACGAAGCAGCCGGGGTTTCGGACCTCGAAGGCGTGGCGCAACGGAGCGTCGTGCTCCGGCTCCACCCAGTTGCGGCCCAGCATGCGGTCGTCGTGGCGCAGCGCCAGCTCGGCCGCCTCCGTCGTCGTCTTCGGCAGCGCCTGGAGGAAGGCGGCGAAACGTTCCTCCACGAACCCGAATCGTTCCGGGAACTGCCAGAGGAACGGGCCCAGCTTGTCGCCCAGGCGGAGGACGCCGGACGCGAAGAAGTTGGCGAGCGCCGTCTCCACGTCCTTCAGCTTCTTCATGTGCGTGATGAAGCGGCTGCCCTTCACGGCGAACACGAAGCCCGGCGGCGTCTCCTCGTACCAGCGGCGGTAGCTGGTGGGGCGCTGCAAGGAGTAGAACGAACCGTTGATCTCCACCGTCGCCAGGCGTGAGCCCACGTACGCAAGCTCGCGCTTGTGCGCCACCCCTTCCGGGTAGAACACGCCGCGCCACCCGGCATACGTCCAGCCGGAGATGCCGACGTAGATTCGTCCGCTCACTCGCCGCACCCTTTCATCGCTCCCTCGATCATCATCTGCCGAGCCTCCCCGAGGGCCACGCAAGCGCATCACATCTACCGTAACGCAGTGGCCATCGGGAGATGCCGATCGTCGCATCCTGGTCACCCGCCCGCATCACATCTGCCGAAACGCTTTGCTCGTCGGGAGATGCGATCGCCGCATCCCGTTCACCCGCCCGCCTCTTCCGGCTTGGGGCGAAGCTGCTCGGCGGCGGTGAAGAAGCTGCGGCGGTACCACAGCGTGACGGCGCACGAGGTGATCGCGACCGAGCAGGTGAGCATGAACATCACCACGATCTGGTAGCGCACGGCCAGCAGCGGCGATGCGCCCGCCAGGATCTGCCCGGTCATCATGCCGGGAAGCGAGACGATGCCCACGACCATCATGCCGTTGATGGTGGGGATCATGGACGCGCGAAGGGCGCGTCGCACCGGCTCGCGGGCGGCGCGGGCAGGCGGGGCGCCCAGCGCGAGATACGCTTCCACCTCGCCGCGGCGGCTCTCCAGCTCGGAGCGCAGACGCTCGGCGGAGAGGGCGGCGGCGTTCATGGCGTTGCCCACGATCATGCCGAAGAGCGGGATCATGTAGCGCGGATCGAACCACGGATGCGGCCGCACGACGGCGGCGCCCACATACGCCATCGTCAGCCCGGAGCCGAGCAGCATGGCCGCGCCGGTGATGCCCCACAGCTCGCGCGGCGCGCCCTTCTGCCGGCCCACGGCGGTGTGCGTGGCGACGGCGACCATCAGCAGCATGGCCGCGATCACCACGTACCAGCGGCCCAGCGCGAACACGTAGACCAGCACGTAGCCCACGAGCACCAGCTGCACCACTGTCCGCACGGTGCCGACCGCCAGGTCGCGGCCGAGCCCCAGCCCCTGCCACCGCGAGATGCCGATGGCGACGAGGATGAGCCCGGCCGCCAACCCGAGCTGCGGCCACGTCACGTCCGCGGTGGATGGGTGCGCGGCGGCGACGGGTGCGAGCAGCGCCAGCGTCACGGCCGTACCTCGGCCGATGCGGGGCGGACGCTGTCGTTGCCCAAAATCTCAGCGGCCGTCCCGGTTCGGACGATGCGGCCTGCTTCCATCGTCACCACGAAGTCGCTCACGCGCGCGGCCTCTTCCAGGCGGTGCGTGACCATCACGACGGTGAGATGCCGCCGGTCCGCAAGCTCGCGGACGGTGTCCATCAGCAGGTCGGCCGTGGCGGGGTCGAGCGCGGAGGTGGGCTCGTCCAGCAGCAGCACCTGCGGCCGCGTCATCAGCGCCCGGGCGATGGTCACGCGCTGCTGCTGTCCGCCGCTCAGCCGGTCGCCGGGCCGGTCCAGCAGCTCCGGGTCGAGTTGCGCGTGCGCGATTGCCTCCCGTATCTCCGCCTCTTCCGGCGGATGCCCGGCCAGGCATCCCGCCTCGAACAGGTTCTCGCGCACCATGCCGGGAAAGAGCACCGGCGCCTGGAAGACGAACCCCACGCGCGTCCGCAGCTCACGCACGGGATACTCCGCGAGCAGCCGCCCGCGGAAGCGTATCTCCCCCTCCGTCGGGTCGTCCAGCCGGTTGAGCAGACGGACGAGCGACGTCTTCCCCGACCCG
The sequence above is a segment of the Longimicrobiaceae bacterium genome. Coding sequences within it:
- a CDS encoding DUF72 domain-containing protein is translated as MSGRIYVGISGWTYAGWRGVFYPEGVAHKRELAYVGSRLATVEINGSFYSLQRPTSYRRWYEETPPGFVFAVKGSRFITHMKKLKDVETALANFFASGVLRLGDKLGPFLWQFPERFGFVEERFAAFLQALPKTTTEAAELALRHDDRMLGRNWVEPEHDAPLRHAFEVRNPGCFVPEFGDLLRAHDATLVFADTAGKWPYEEEVTADFVYIRLHGAEHLYASGYTDAQLDWWADRIRAWSAGSEPADARRISPVRPVRRGRDVYVYFDNDAKVHAPFDALRLAERLGVGKGLVQEG
- the fetB gene encoding iron export ABC transporter permease subunit FetB; this translates as MTLALLAPVAAAHPSTADVTWPQLGLAAGLILVAIGISRWQGLGLGRDLAVGTVRTVVQLVLVGYVLVYVFALGRWYVVIAAMLLMVAVATHTAVGRQKGAPRELWGITGAAMLLGSGLTMAYVGAAVVRPHPWFDPRYMIPLFGMIVGNAMNAAALSAERLRSELESRRGEVEAYLALGAPPARAAREPVRRALRASMIPTINGMMVVGIVSLPGMMTGQILAGASPLLAVRYQIVVMFMLTCSVAITSCAVTLWYRRSFFTAAEQLRPKPEEAGG
- a CDS encoding phosphate ABC transporter ATP-binding protein, which encodes MTNGGAEMQNGQDGAAFTLHGVGKVRGEIRVLDSVDLEIPDGRVTSLVGASGSGKTSLVRLLNRLDDPTEGEIRFRGRLLAEYPVRELRTRVGFVFQAPVLFPGMVRENLFEAGCLAGHPPEEAEIREAIAHAQLDPELLDRPGDRLSGGQQQRVTIARALMTRPQVLLLDEPTSALDPATADLLMDTVRELADRRHLTVVMVTHRLEEAARVSDFVVTMEAGRIVRTGTAAEILGNDSVRPASAEVRP